One region of Paenibacillus polymyxa M1 genomic DNA includes:
- the fliG gene encoding flagellar motor switch protein FliG: MAKASSQGLTGRQKAAILLITMGPEVSAQIFKHLRDEEIEQLTLEIANVRKVDAIEKDSIMAEFHQICLAQEYISQGGINYAKEILEKALGSQKAVEVINRLTATLQVRPFDFARKADPNQILNFIQNENPQTIALVLSYLQFEQAAAILSSLPQEKQADVARRVAVMDSTSPEVISQVERVLEQKLSATATQDYTNAGGIESIVQILNGVDRGTERTILDSLEIQDPELAEEIKKRMFVFEDIVNVDNRSIQRIIRDIDNADLQLALKVSSEEVRDVIFRNMSKRMAETFKEEMEYMGPVRLRDVEEAQTRIVSTIRRLEEAGEIIIARGGGDDIIV; encoded by the coding sequence TTGGCAAAGGCAAGCAGTCAAGGTTTAACGGGAAGACAGAAAGCAGCTATTCTTTTGATCACAATGGGGCCAGAAGTATCTGCTCAAATATTCAAGCATTTGCGTGATGAAGAGATCGAGCAACTTACATTGGAAATTGCCAATGTACGGAAGGTCGATGCCATTGAAAAGGACTCCATTATGGCCGAGTTTCATCAAATTTGTCTGGCTCAGGAGTACATTTCCCAAGGCGGTATTAATTACGCTAAAGAAATATTGGAAAAAGCGCTTGGATCGCAAAAAGCAGTTGAGGTCATTAACCGTTTGACAGCGACATTACAGGTGAGACCTTTCGATTTTGCTCGTAAGGCTGATCCGAACCAAATATTGAATTTTATACAAAATGAGAATCCGCAAACCATTGCTCTCGTGCTTTCATACTTGCAGTTTGAGCAAGCGGCGGCAATTCTATCGTCCTTACCACAAGAAAAGCAGGCAGATGTGGCCCGGCGTGTTGCTGTCATGGACAGTACATCTCCGGAAGTCATCTCTCAAGTGGAGAGAGTATTGGAGCAAAAGCTCTCGGCAACTGCGACGCAGGATTACACGAATGCAGGCGGTATCGAGTCTATCGTTCAGATTTTGAATGGCGTAGACCGCGGAACCGAGCGTACAATTCTCGACTCGCTTGAAATTCAAGACCCTGAACTGGCTGAGGAAATCAAGAAAAGAATGTTCGTATTCGAGGATATTGTCAACGTGGACAACCGGTCCATTCAACGCATTATCCGCGATATCGACAATGCAGACTTGCAATTGGCACTTAAAGTGTCCAGTGAAGAAGTACGCGATGTGATTTTCCGAAATATGTCGAAACGTATGGCAGAAACCTTCAAAGAGGAAATGGAGTACATGGGACCGGTGCGGCTGCGTGATGTGGAAGAAGCACAAACACGTATCGTTTCAACGATCCGCAGATTGGAAGAGGCCGGTGAGATTATAATCGCACGCGGCGGAGGAGATGACATCATTGTCTAA
- a CDS encoding FliH/SctL family protein, whose product MSNLIKSFQYVPVEALKTIDVAHTYVPETTDEEITTEYTEPEPQRDYEAERLRDEMLNDAKDFAERQVREAAEEAERMLQEAQQQIEDWWQERREHDDQLIQSIKADGFQQGYEEGQKLAEAELQTKSEQMMEEAQDILRQAYEIKEQLIQEAEPFLVELSSAIAEKVIEKQLSLEPEYTIELIRKNLARKREKGIITLCVSPQHFAFVQGAREELSLTVDSQAELQIIPDGTVKDRGCVIRSSFGSVDARIDTQLAEIKKELLRLAHENEERRHEGA is encoded by the coding sequence TTGTCTAACTTGATTAAATCTTTCCAATATGTGCCTGTAGAGGCTTTGAAAACGATTGATGTGGCACATACGTACGTGCCAGAAACGACGGATGAAGAAATTACAACTGAATATACGGAGCCAGAGCCTCAGCGAGATTATGAGGCAGAACGGCTCCGAGATGAAATGTTGAATGATGCTAAGGACTTTGCCGAACGTCAGGTACGCGAGGCGGCTGAAGAAGCGGAACGAATGCTTCAGGAAGCACAGCAGCAGATTGAAGATTGGTGGCAGGAACGACGCGAGCATGACGATCAGTTGATTCAGTCGATAAAAGCAGATGGATTTCAACAAGGATATGAAGAAGGCCAGAAGCTGGCTGAGGCTGAGCTTCAGACGAAATCGGAGCAGATGATGGAAGAAGCACAAGATATTCTGCGTCAGGCCTATGAGATTAAGGAACAACTGATTCAGGAAGCAGAGCCTTTTTTGGTTGAACTGAGTAGTGCGATTGCCGAGAAGGTCATTGAAAAACAGCTTAGTCTTGAACCGGAATATACAATTGAGTTAATTCGCAAAAATTTGGCTCGTAAGCGAGAAAAAGGAATCATTACATTGTGTGTGTCGCCTCAGCATTTCGCATTTGTGCAAGGTGCGCGGGAAGAATTGTCATTAACTGTCGATTCGCAGGCAGAACTGCAAATTATTCCGGATGGTACCGTAAAGGATCGCGGTTGCGTCATCCGTTCTTCCTTTGGAAGCGTGGACGCCCGGATCGATACGCAATTAGCTGAGATTAAAAAGGAACTACTGCGTCTGGCACATGAAAATGAGGAGCGAAGACATGAAGGGGCTTAA
- the fliI gene encoding flagellar protein export ATPase FliI: MKGLNAQRYMDHLRQLDPVRVNGKVTQVIGLMVESEGPDASIGDVCYIYPGKAAKPLQAEVVGFRDNKVLLMPLGELQSIGPGCDVVGTGKPLNVQVGSELLGKVLDGLGQPLDGSLIPSRMARYSTFNIPSNPLNRPRVQEPISIGVRAIDGLLTIGKGQRVGIFAGSGVGKSTLMGMIARNTEADVNVIALIGERGREVLDFIERDLGPEGLERSVVIVATSDQPALIRIKGALIATTIAEYFRDRGLNVMLMMDSVTRYAMAQREVGLAVGEPPAMRGYTPSVFASLPKLLERAGTGPTGSITAFYTVLVDGDDMNEPIADAVRGILDGHIVLNRGIANKGHFPAIDVLASISRVMKDIATRDQIDAAENIKRLMAIYKDSEDLINIGAYQQGSNAEIDESMERIRDIWDFTRQRTDEKAELDEVRERLISEFTRR; encoded by the coding sequence ATGAAGGGGCTTAATGCACAGCGCTACATGGATCATTTGCGACAGCTGGACCCAGTTCGGGTGAATGGCAAGGTTACACAGGTTATCGGCTTGATGGTTGAGTCGGAAGGTCCAGACGCGAGTATCGGGGATGTTTGTTATATTTATCCGGGCAAAGCGGCAAAGCCATTGCAGGCAGAGGTTGTTGGCTTCAGAGACAATAAAGTGCTTCTGATGCCACTTGGAGAACTACAATCCATTGGTCCTGGTTGTGATGTCGTAGGAACAGGGAAGCCGCTGAATGTGCAGGTTGGTTCGGAACTGTTAGGCAAAGTGCTCGATGGTTTGGGTCAGCCTTTGGACGGATCACTGATTCCCTCGCGAATGGCGAGATATTCAACCTTCAATATACCGTCCAATCCGCTGAATCGTCCGCGTGTGCAGGAACCCATTAGTATCGGAGTACGTGCAATTGACGGGTTGCTTACGATTGGCAAAGGACAACGGGTTGGTATTTTTGCGGGTTCGGGTGTAGGTAAGAGTACTTTGATGGGTATGATTGCCCGTAATACGGAAGCAGATGTGAACGTAATTGCCTTGATCGGAGAACGTGGACGCGAGGTGCTGGACTTTATTGAACGGGATTTGGGTCCTGAGGGACTAGAACGCTCTGTAGTCATTGTGGCCACTTCCGACCAACCTGCGTTGATCCGCATTAAGGGTGCACTTATTGCAACGACGATAGCGGAATATTTTCGGGATCGCGGGTTGAATGTCATGTTAATGATGGATTCAGTTACCCGATATGCGATGGCCCAGCGTGAAGTCGGTCTAGCGGTGGGTGAGCCACCAGCAATGAGAGGATACACTCCATCTGTGTTTGCTAGTCTGCCTAAGCTTCTGGAACGCGCAGGGACAGGTCCTACTGGCTCCATAACCGCTTTTTATACAGTGCTGGTTGATGGTGACGACATGAACGAACCCATCGCGGATGCGGTGCGCGGGATATTGGATGGACACATTGTCTTGAACCGCGGGATTGCGAACAAAGGACATTTTCCCGCAATTGATGTTTTAGCAAGTATTAGCCGGGTCATGAAGGACATTGCAACACGAGATCAGATAGACGCTGCCGAAAACATTAAGCGCTTGATGGCCATTTACAAAGATTCAGAGGACCTGATTAACATTGGGGCTTATCAACAGGGTTCGAATGCAGAAATTGACGAATCTATGGAGCGCATACGGGATATATGGGATTTTACAAGACAAAGAACCGATGAAAAGGCTGAGCTGGACGAAGTACGAGAACGTTTGATTTCTGAATTTACGAGGAGATGA
- the fliJ gene encoding flagellar export protein FliJ, protein MRFQYSFQKVVDLKTNEKSQAEWLLSSAVGQLQVEEQTLTQLIGERNRVISAIQKAAEDCAPLSSIQELQAYVNHLDQCITRKHRDVQYAQQNVQSKQTVLTDKMLDEQVWLKAREKANVKFQQEMLLREQNELDEMASVRFAMKAR, encoded by the coding sequence ATGAGATTTCAGTATTCCTTTCAAAAAGTTGTAGACTTGAAAACGAACGAAAAGTCACAGGCCGAATGGCTGCTTTCCAGTGCTGTTGGACAATTGCAGGTTGAGGAGCAGACATTAACACAGCTTATAGGCGAAAGGAATCGGGTCATATCAGCCATTCAAAAGGCTGCCGAAGATTGCGCGCCACTCTCTAGCATTCAGGAATTACAAGCTTATGTCAATCATCTGGACCAATGTATTACACGCAAGCATAGGGATGTTCAATATGCGCAGCAAAATGTGCAAAGCAAACAAACCGTTTTGACCGATAAAATGCTGGATGAACAAGTTTGGCTGAAAGCAAGAGAGAAGGCCAACGTGAAATTCCAACAGGAAATGCTCCTGCGCGAGCAGAATGAGCTGGATGAAATGGCTTCCGTGCGATTTGCCATGAAAGCCCGGTAA
- a CDS encoding magnesium transporter MgtE N-terminal domain-containing protein, with the protein MAQKLAENELDMDLGKESGGGFERFMFFLIPIVFTIVLVGVLLTLFNMDFRSEMISLGNKIPIVKNWIPEPKDKATQTKEADQKAQSESSEATIQQLKADLAKQTEELKKATAAKTTQDKKVTELQNQVNTLQTQQEQQSQTGQQGQAGQQGQAGTQTTDGTTNEDPYVKQTRELASMYEGMTASKAAPIMENLTTEETVQLLSYMDPANSAKILQKMDAKKAADITMALKNVTPSTDLSVAALQSRLKKDQGTTAGTTSKSLQSTQISSTFASMDKKSGAELILQTYKISPDKALNILNTVDDSTRASLLQYMSAKDAGQTAKILNKLMGSK; encoded by the coding sequence ATGGCACAGAAGTTAGCAGAAAATGAACTGGATATGGATTTAGGAAAAGAATCAGGCGGGGGATTTGAGCGGTTTATGTTTTTCCTGATTCCGATTGTTTTCACAATCGTTCTGGTCGGGGTCTTGCTTACACTGTTCAATATGGACTTCAGAAGCGAAATGATCTCATTAGGGAACAAAATACCAATTGTTAAAAATTGGATTCCTGAACCGAAGGATAAGGCAACCCAGACAAAAGAAGCGGATCAGAAGGCACAGTCTGAAAGTTCTGAAGCAACCATTCAACAGTTAAAAGCGGATTTAGCTAAGCAGACGGAAGAACTCAAAAAGGCTACCGCTGCTAAGACGACACAAGATAAAAAGGTTACTGAACTTCAGAATCAGGTCAATACACTGCAAACGCAACAGGAACAACAGTCGCAGACGGGTCAACAGGGACAGGCCGGGCAGCAGGGACAAGCAGGTACGCAAACTACAGACGGAACAACAAATGAAGATCCTTATGTAAAACAGACCAGAGAACTTGCCAGCATGTATGAAGGAATGACGGCAAGTAAAGCTGCACCGATCATGGAGAATCTGACCACGGAAGAGACCGTACAGCTCTTAAGCTACATGGACCCTGCCAACAGTGCGAAGATTTTGCAAAAGATGGACGCTAAAAAAGCAGCAGATATTACGATGGCTCTGAAAAACGTAACGCCATCTACGGATTTATCGGTAGCTGCGTTGCAGTCTCGTCTGAAGAAGGATCAAGGTACTACAGCCGGAACGACGAGTAAAAGTCTGCAAAGCACTCAAATCAGTAGCACATTTGCTTCCATGGACAAGAAAAGCGGTGCCGAACTTATTTTACAAACTTACAAAATCAGTCCGGATAAGGCATTAAACATATTAAATACAGTAGATGATTCGACACGTGCTTCTTTACTGCAATATATGTCTGCCAAGGATGCAGGTCAGACCGCGAAAATTTTGAATAAATTGATGGGTAGTAAGTAA
- a CDS encoding flagellar hook-length control protein FliK encodes MTLISQSVSLSSSQTANSTTASTTSTATAAGATTGAFNQTLTQMMTGGQTDSAGTDANGSPLVMVLPLIASGESAEAPTEPLVETLAPLLQNLEKLDDQVVADPALLATLQSWIQQVQQFLQGNGTNQQADGGETAETTGLTALAANPATLRFALQDALSQLANVAEQASGDQKTKVTQLLQSLQSATAGTGAISDEQWHGVLKAVELADSGDSQAAQPSAQRANGAQTLTAASTNKQVTPQQQASQGETSQQGSEGQRSSTNLLVQSAVKPTVTDEAGTFVDAAEQADPASTDNQTPVITTAGQLSVQAQGTTPSAPAQPVVHVRQFAKEMTEFVVQKLDIVKHTGLTEATIMLRPDHLGQLEVKLTMQNGHLVAQFMTEHSGAKDLLEQQMSQLRTSLQSQGIQVDKVEVTHNESLSSHMYQDGRGSGANQQQQSNQRSKARGREESEDAVKVAEMTEELRNWTVEQRADDMNRTGSFTAQA; translated from the coding sequence ATGACCCTTATTTCTCAAAGTGTATCTCTTAGCTCTAGTCAAACAGCTAACAGTACGACAGCATCAACAACAAGTACAGCCACGGCTGCTGGAGCAACCACGGGTGCCTTTAATCAAACACTGACGCAAATGATGACAGGCGGGCAAACGGACTCAGCAGGAACAGATGCAAATGGTTCTCCATTAGTTATGGTACTACCACTTATTGCAAGCGGAGAATCTGCGGAAGCTCCAACCGAGCCGCTGGTTGAAACATTAGCTCCTTTGCTGCAAAATCTCGAGAAGTTGGATGATCAGGTAGTTGCCGATCCTGCGCTGCTTGCAACTCTGCAATCGTGGATTCAGCAAGTACAACAGTTTTTGCAAGGCAATGGAACAAATCAACAGGCAGATGGTGGGGAAACGGCAGAGACTACAGGCTTGACAGCTTTGGCAGCTAATCCGGCAACTCTTCGTTTTGCATTGCAGGACGCTTTGTCACAACTTGCCAATGTAGCAGAACAGGCTTCGGGAGACCAAAAGACTAAGGTGACACAGTTACTACAATCGCTGCAAAGCGCAACGGCTGGGACGGGAGCTATTTCCGATGAGCAGTGGCATGGAGTATTGAAAGCTGTGGAACTTGCTGATAGTGGAGATTCACAAGCAGCCCAGCCTTCTGCACAACGAGCAAATGGTGCTCAGACGTTAACTGCAGCATCTACAAACAAACAGGTTACTCCTCAGCAGCAAGCAAGTCAGGGTGAAACTAGCCAGCAAGGCTCAGAAGGACAGCGTTCATCAACGAATCTTCTCGTTCAGTCCGCAGTTAAACCTACTGTAACGGATGAAGCAGGTACATTCGTAGATGCAGCTGAGCAAGCGGATCCGGCATCAACTGATAATCAGACTCCAGTGATCACGACTGCGGGGCAGCTTTCAGTACAAGCGCAGGGAACAACACCTTCGGCTCCAGCTCAACCAGTCGTACATGTACGGCAATTTGCCAAGGAGATGACTGAGTTTGTAGTACAAAAACTTGATATTGTAAAACACACTGGTTTGACAGAAGCGACCATCATGCTTCGTCCAGATCATCTGGGCCAGCTGGAGGTTAAGCTAACGATGCAAAATGGTCATCTGGTTGCCCAGTTCATGACTGAGCATAGCGGAGCGAAGGATTTGCTGGAACAGCAAATGTCGCAGTTGCGCACGAGTCTTCAGAGCCAAGGTATTCAAGTGGATAAAGTAGAAGTTACGCACAATGAGTCGCTATCCTCCCATATGTATCAGGATGGACGTGGATCTGGGGCTAATCAGCAGCAGCAATCCAACCAACGTTCTAAAGCTCGAGGTAGAGAAGAGAGCGAGGATGCTGTGAAGGTAGCTGAAATGACAGAAGAGCTTCGTAACTGGACAGTAGAACAACGCGCAGATGACATGAATCGGACAGGCTCCTTTACAGCACAAGCGTAA
- a CDS encoding flagellar hook capping FlgD N-terminal domain-containing protein, translating into MTTTDNNVSTSNVWPNYNVNNVKTASAKDTKTMGKDQFLKILITQLQNQDPMQPLEDKEFIAQMAQFSSVEQLMNISTQLNALGQSLGTASGLIGKEVSWIEPGKKDSITGETGAGTVKSGIVDSIVIRDGVQYAKMGAAEVALKDVTSVSQANTTAPVTETSDTSSSSSTGSGENS; encoded by the coding sequence ATGACGACTACAGACAACAATGTATCCACCAGTAACGTCTGGCCGAATTACAATGTGAATAATGTCAAAACAGCAAGTGCCAAGGATACTAAAACGATGGGTAAAGATCAATTTTTAAAAATCTTGATCACTCAACTACAAAATCAGGATCCAATGCAGCCTTTGGAGGATAAAGAATTCATCGCCCAAATGGCACAGTTTTCCTCAGTGGAACAACTGATGAACATTTCTACGCAGTTGAATGCATTGGGACAGTCTTTGGGTACAGCTTCTGGTTTGATAGGAAAAGAAGTCAGTTGGATTGAGCCGGGGAAAAAAGATTCTATTACAGGTGAGACAGGCGCAGGTACGGTGAAAAGTGGAATCGTAGATTCCATCGTTATTCGCGACGGTGTGCAGTATGCCAAAATGGGAGCGGCTGAGGTGGCATTAAAAGATGTAACATCAGTAAGCCAGGCTAATACAACGGCTCCTGTTACAGAGACGTCAGATACTTCATCTTCTTCCTCTACTGGAAGCGGTGAGAACTCATGA
- a CDS encoding TIGR02530 family flagellar biosynthesis protein: MNDRITVGRLFPTNVPPAAISQNRLNSVTKDTKPFGQVLQEQVLKLSNHAAKRLEQRGIELRSDQMAKINSAVDKAAAKGAKESLILMQDMALIVSVPNRTVVTAMDKQSMEDNVFTQIDSAVIIS; this comes from the coding sequence ATGAATGACAGGATAACGGTCGGACGCCTTTTTCCTACCAACGTTCCCCCGGCAGCGATTTCTCAAAACCGATTAAATTCGGTAACAAAGGATACCAAACCATTTGGTCAGGTGTTGCAGGAACAGGTGCTCAAGCTCAGCAACCATGCAGCCAAGCGACTGGAGCAGCGAGGAATAGAGTTGAGAAGTGACCAAATGGCGAAAATTAACTCTGCTGTGGATAAGGCTGCTGCCAAAGGCGCTAAAGAATCTTTAATTTTAATGCAGGATATGGCTTTGATTGTTAGTGTGCCTAATCGAACGGTTGTTACTGCGATGGACAAGCAGTCCATGGAGGATAACGTATTTACGCAGATAGATAGTGCTGTAATTATTTCATAA